Proteins encoded together in one Drosophila albomicans strain 15112-1751.03 chromosome 2R, ASM965048v2, whole genome shotgun sequence window:
- the LOC117573378 gene encoding uncharacterized protein LOC117573378 isoform X34, with protein sequence MAFSTQKEFFHVPFMNESIDFECTDVCVKLKSYPSTNDDRSWSADEEKKSRFVSDLVSCNTPIFWRRGPEGGEPYDRPGGGPGGRGAGGPGGRGGPDDGYYDGRTGKPGQDGGRGGGRGKQGGRGGDGQDRGGGRPGRGRGQGPADGYGGRGQDQYGRGGPDQGRGPGVDGRSGKGRGQGQGPGGYGGTGQDQGGRGPGQGEGSGGYGGSGQDQRGRAPGQGPGGYGGPGQDYGGRGPGQGQGPGGYGGSGQDQGGRGPGQGAGGPGQGPGGYGGPGQDQGGRGPGQGPASGYGSPGQDQGGRGQGQGPGGYGAPGQDQGGRGQGQGTGGPGQGPGGYGGRGQDQGGRGPGQGPASGYGSPGQDQGGRGQGQGPGGYGGPGQDQGGRGPGQGPASGYGSPGQDQGRRGQGQGPGGYGVSGQDQGGRGPGQGQGPGGYGGPGQDQGGRGPGQGRDGGRPDQGQGPGGYGVSGQDQGGRGPGQAQGPGGGPGQGQGPGSRGSYGGPGQDRDGRGPGQGQGPGGPGQDQGGRGPGQGQGPGGYGGPGQDQGGRGPGQGQGPGGYGGPGQDQGGRGPGQGQGPGGYGGPGQDQGGRGPGQGRDGGRPDQGQGPGGYGVSGQDQGGRGPGQAQGPGGGPGQGQGPGSRGSYGGPGQDRDGRGPGQGQGPGGYGGPGQDQGGRGPGQGRDGGGPGQGQGPGGGPGQDQGGRGLGQVQGPGGGPGQGQGPGSRGSYGGPGHDGDKRGQGQGQGQGGYGGPGQDQGVRGPGQGQGPGGYGGPGQDQGGRGPGQGRDGGGPGQGQGPGGYGSPGQDRGGRGPAQGTDIGGSGQGQGTGPYGGVDQGGRGPGQGRDGVGQGQGPGGFRSPGQEQGGSRQGGPGQEQERRGSRIGADKGPGQADQGGRGSGQGRDGGPGVRPGQGGPGPVQGQRGSRAQDGQAPGRAQGPGAYGAQGLDQGGRGYDQGRDGGAPGHGHGPTGFSGGPGQGQDPGGYGAGQGGGPGGYGGGPGKQGGGPGGYGGGPGKQGGGPGGYGGGPGGPGDPRGSLGISDGNPLVGDALINAADETIDNMKDVMAKNNLLPKEIIDELDRSTPPRVENAEIKRIMNQRYDPDKSRELRDKIAELEGSGKISPNDANGLYNLQRSIDDMNTAHEILEVENANLRRLIEKQSRRVSMETIKVDPERSNDVNYLQNKIDGMSKELLVLRQFEEDVMASGGPGSPGGTGRQQPPDLDVETIQQMLSERGGLRNKINTLGYLDKVGPLKKKKGDANYAAGDLARNLEEQNQYIHDMECDIEEMQKYYETEVEQSKYNEELLKCTCNELQQQVIALQPAAQRCKCMQLEIDVLRNELRKRDLALNSYDCQYQQLMNVICELNQKYGNQRGDCPTFEVAECPNVGDDLAFYTGATLEHIRNELDKQVDCFKQMNQNKYSGGQDINNLQDCMDELERLRKLLGEKDGQLGVLIEDNECMCEAALESNKRLNQLDQKVRDLDRDTRYMEDGMRESIGLIQEIGDVARENERLKDRVNNMKTSELQDLTDDLKRQLEDCMKNKQMCEEINKNFKDALRELGADPDNIEKEAKEKIEQQWKAEEEAKRAAEAQAKADEEAKAERMREQARELAEQKAAEDTGKPGEEPSEERQAEGRDALTETPGAKPTGPEVEKITKAEPEQAEAVLREVPKATDRAPSQPGIKSAEAEKAAAKPSDKPVEKPADASADKVADKLVDKPADKSADRPADKPADKAADKPADKAADKPADKAADKPADKSADKQAEKAADKKDVDKPAEKAADKPKDAGKPEPTSAGAAAGQTPAAKAAEKAPAQPITSDPSAAKAGGEKPTAEAVGAKSGAPAADKSGAPAADKAGAATAGQPTEKAVTPPAAAAGAAKQETTGQPTKPAEKSPGQPVTAAGGTKPGEAASDAPPVSAAKKPAAAEQAKAVEKPGVQPTATAAVEKPAAAGQGAKAAEKTGGQPAQAAVAEKPAAAGQPAEKAATQPTGAAGGAKQGPTGAAAKPAEKTPGQPTTATGGPKPGATTGDKTSAPGEKARASGQPGAKPAGAAAGAAGERKGLAAKPGLQGPGKERHGDEGISGAAGGKAAKAPKGKGDDYGRRGKKGSKHMDDTTEEQFDEFVRNTVKTLSAGEIDGVGLERELRKILDMFIDECGFCFCKCNIPKSRFYAICHRLYHHGLHTLDFKDLAYMHKRIFAAAENILPGALFNIIMKDIIAGNSQSLAPLCAPKETPVAEQQCCSCKSSLCCDDTEEKLMIKVMRLENDIENAKMCLKNLKSIPSNISIEAFRMEGGDSPVKDRVLRSSRGGNSIIMYKHIKQARNVKKSVVANN encoded by the exons ATGGCTTTCTCCACCCAAAAAGAGTTCTTTCATGTGCCATTTATGAATGAGTCTATCGACTTTGAATGCACAGACGTATGCGTGAAGTTAAAGAGTTATCCATCGACAAACGATGATCGATCCTGGTCGGCTGATGAAGAGAAGAAATCACGATTTGTCTCGGACTTAGTGTCCTGCAATACACCCATTTTTTGGCGCCGGGGCCCTGAAGGAGGAGAACCTTACGACAGACCTGGAGGCGGTCCAGGCGGCAGAGGCGCTGGTGGACCTGGAGGCAGAGGGGGACCTGACGATGGCTATTATGACGGTAGGACGGGTAAGCCTGGTCAGGATGGCGGTAGGGGTGGAGGAAGGGGAAAGCAAGGCGGTAGAGGCGGGGATGGCCAGGATAGAGGTGGGGGAAGGCCAGGTCGGGGTAGAGGTCAAGGCCCAGCTGATGGCTACGGAGGTCGAGGACAGGATCAATACGGACGCGGAGGACCTGATCAGGGCAGAGGCCCTGGTGTAGATGGGCGGTCAGGGAAAGGACGAGGGCAAGGACAAGGTCCGGGGGGCTATGGGGGAACTGGGCAAGATCAAGGCGGACGTGGACCTGGTCAAGGAGAGGGATCCGGGGGTTATGGAGGCTCCGGCCAGGATCAACGTGGTCGGGCACCAGGACAAGGTCCAGGTGGTTATGGAGGCCCTGGTCAGGATTATGGTGGACGCGGGCCAGGTCAGGGACAAGGACCCGGGGGCTATGGAGGCTCTGGCCAGGATCAGGGTGGACGGGGACCAGGACAGGGAGCAGGAGGTCCTGGCCAGGGACCAGGTGGGTATGGAGGGCCTGGCCAGGATCAGGGTGGACGTGGACCAGGTCAGGGTCCAGCTTCTGGTTATGGGAGTCCTGGTCAAGATCAGGGCGGGCGAGGTCAAGGCCAGGGACCAGGTGGTTATGGAGCTCCTGGCCAGGATCAGGGTGGACGGGGACAAGGACAGGGAACAGGAGGTCCTGGCCAGGGACCAGGTGGGTATGGAGGGCGTGGCCAGGATCAGGGTGGACGTGGACCAGGTCAGGGACCAGCTTCTGGTTATGGGAGTCCTGGTCAAGATCAGGGTGGGCGAGGTCAAGGCCAGGGACCAG GTGGGTATGGAGGGCCTGGCCAGGATCAGGGTGGACGTGGACCAGGTCAGGGACCAGCTTCTGGTTATGGGAGTCCTGGTCAAGATCAGGGTAGGCGAGGTCAAGGCCAGGGACCAGGTGGATATGGAGTCTCTGGCCAGGATCAAGGTGGACGAGGACCAGGTCAAGGACAGGGACCTGGTGGTTATGGTGGTCCTGGCCAAGATCAAGGTGGACGAGGACCAG GTCAGGGTAGAGACGGTGGACGACCCGATCAGGGGCAGGGACCCGGTGGTTATGGAGTTTCGGGACAAGATCAGGGTGGACGTGGGCCGGGTCAAGCCCAGGGACCAGGAGGAGGTCCTGGTCAGGGACAAGGCCCTGGCAGTCGTGGTAGCTACGGCGGTCCAGGTCAGGATCGGGATGGGCGTGGACCAGGTCAAGGACAGGGACCTGGTGGTCCTGGCCAAGATCAGGGTGGACGAGGACCAGGTCAAGGACAGGGACCTGGTGGTTATGGTGGTCCTGGCCAAGATCAGGGTGGACGAGGACCAGGTCAAGGACAGGGACCTGGGGGTTATGGTGGTCCTGGCCAAGATCAAGGTGGACGAGGACCGGGTCAAGGACAGGGACCTGGTGGTTATGGTGGTCCTGGCCAAGATCAAGGTGGACGAGGACCAGGTCAGGGTAGAGACGGTGGACGACCCGATCAGGGGCAGGGGCCCGGTGGTTATGGAGTTTCTGGTCAGGATCAGGGTGGACGTGGGCCGGGACAAGCCCAGGGACCAGGAGGAGGTCCTGGTCAGGGACAAGGCCCTGGCAGTCGTGGTAGTTACGGCGGTCCAGGTCAGGATCGGGATGGGCGTGGACCAGGTCAAGGACAGGGACCTGGTGGTTATGGTGGTCCTGGCCAAGATCAAGGTGGACGAGGACCAGGTCAGGGTAGAGACGGTGGAGGACCCGGTCAGGGACAGGGGCCTGGGGGAGGACCGGGTCAGGATCAGGGTGGGCGGGGACTGGGTCAAGTCCAGGGACCAGGTGGAGGTCCTGGACAGGGACAAGGACCTGGAAGTCGTGGTAGCTATGGTGGGCCAGGCCATGATGGAGATAAGCGAGGCCAAGGTCAGGGTCAGGGCCAAGGTGGCTATGGAGGTCCCGGACAGGATCAAGGTGTACGAGGACCAGGTCAAGGACAGGGACCTGGTGGTTATGGTGGTCCTGGCCAAGATCAGGGTGGACGAGGACCAGGTCAGGGTAGAGATGGTGGGGGCCCCGGACAGGGACAAGGGCCAGGCGGCTATGGAAGTCCAGGTCAGGATCGCGGCGGGCGTGGTCCAGCTCAAGGAACAGACATTGGAGGATCGGGTCAGGGGCAAGGAACAGGGCCATACGGTGGGGTAGACCAGGGTGGACGTGGGCCGGGACAAGGGCGAGATGGAGTAGGTCAAGGCCAGGGTCCAGGGGGCTTTAGAAGTCCCGGCCAAGAGCAGGGTGGAAGTAGACAAGGCGGTCCAGGACAAGAACAGGAGCGACGTGGGTCACGTATTGGAGCTGATAAGGGACCAGGACAGGCAGATCAGGGCGGCCGTGGGTCAGGTCAAGGACGAGACGGTGGACCAGGTGTAAGACCGGGCCAAGGTGGTCCCGGTCCAGTGCAGGGGCAACGTGGATCTCGTGCACAAGACGGACAAGCACCAGGTCGGGCACAGGGCCCGGGTGCTTACGGAGCACAGGGTTTGGACCAAGGCGGACGAGGTTACGACCAAGGCCGAGATGGTGGAGCTCCAGGGCATGGTCATGGACCGACTGGATTTTCTGGAGGTCCAGGTCAAGGACAAGATCCAGGGGGTTATGGAGCCGGCCAGGGAGGAGGACCTGGAGGATATGGTGGTGGCCCAGGAAAACAAGGTGGTGGTCCAGGAGGTTATGGTGGTGGCCCAGGAAAGCAAGGGGGTGGTCCTGGAGGTTATGGTGGTGGCCCGGGTGGCCCTGGTGATCCTCGAGGAAGTCTTGGCATCTCTGATGGAAATCCGTTGGTCGGTGATGCTTTAATCAATGCTGCTGACGAAACAATTGACAATATGAAGGACGTAATGgctaaaaacaatttactaCCAAAAGAAATTATCGATGAACTGGATAGATCAACACCACCCAGGGTAGAAAATGCCGAGATAAAGCGAATTATGAATCAACGTTACGATCCGGACAAAAGCAGGGAACTTAGAGATAAGATCGCCGAACTTGAAGGCTCTGGGAAGATCAGTCCCAATGATGCAAATGGACTTTACAATCTGCAGAGATCTATTGATGATATGAACACAGCTCATGAAATTCTAGAAGTGGAAAATGCAAATCTGCGACGTCTCATTGAGAAGCAGTCCAGGCGCGTATCAATGGAGACCATTAAAGTCGATCCTGAGAGAAGCAATGACGTTAACtacttgcaaaataaaatcgatGGCATGAGTAAAGAACTTTTGGTGCTGCGACAATTTGAAGAAGATGTTATGGCATCTGGCGGGCCTGGTAGTCCTGGCGGCACTGGCAGGCAACAACCACCTGATTTGGACGTCGAAACTATTCAACAAATGTTATCGGAGCGAGGCGGATTACGCAACAAGATTAACACGCTAGGTTATCTTGATAAGGTTGGTCcattgaagaagaaaaaggGTGATGCCAATTATGCCGCTGGAGACCTAGCACGAAATCTTGAAGaacaaaatcaatatattCATGATATGGAATGCGACATTGaagaaatgcaaaagtattACGAAACCGAAGTGGAACAGTCCAAATATAATGAGGAATTGCTTAAG TGCACCTGTAATGAGCTACAACAGCAAGTGATTGCTCTCCAACCTGCGGCTCAGCGTTGTAAGTGCATGCAATTAGAGATCGACGTGCTCCGCAATGAACTCCGTAAACGAGATCTTGCTTTGAATTCTTACGATTGCCAGTACCAACAGTTAATg AACGTCATCTGTGAGTTAAACCAAAAGTATGGAAATCAGCGAGGCGATTGTCCAACATTTGAAGTAGCTGAGTGTCCTAATGTGGGTGATGATCTAGCTTTCTATACAGGCGCCACGTTGGAGCACATTCGGAATGAATTGGATAAACAGGTCGACTGCTTCAAGCAAATGAATCAGAATAAATATTCGGGTGGCCAAGATATCAACAATTTACAAGACTGCATGGACGAATTAGAACGCCTTAGGAAGTTATTGGGAGAAAAGGATGGCCAGTTGGGTGTATTAATTGAGGACAACGAGTGCATGTGCGAGGCTGCACTCGAGAGTAATAAGCGTCTGAACCAATTGGATCAAAAGGTTCGTGATTTGGATAGGGACACACGGTATATGGAAGATGGGATGCGCGAGAGCATAGGTCTAATACAGGAAATTGGAGATGTTGCTAGAGAGAATGAAAGGCTTAAGGATAGAGTTAACAATATGAAAACTTCAGAGCTTCAAGATTTAACTGACGATCTGAAGAGGCAATTGGAAGACTGCATGAAGAACAAGCAGATGTGTGAAGAAATTAACAAGAATTTTAAGGACGCATTAAGGGAACTCGGTGCTGATCCcgataatattgaaaaagaaGCTAAAGAAAAAATAGAGCAGCAATGGAAGgccgaagaagaagcaaagcGAGCGGCTGAAGCTCAAGCTAAGGCAGATGAAGAGGCCAAGGCTGAAAGAATGCGCGAACAAGCAAGAGAGCTAGCTGAACAAAAAGCAGCTGAAGATACAGGTAAACCAGGGGAAGAACCAAGTGAAGAACGTCAAGCAGAAGGTCGAGATGCATTAACGGAGACACCCGGTGCTAAGCCGACTGGGCCAGAAGTTGAAAAGATTACAAAAGCTGAACCCGAACAAGCAGAAGCTGTGCTAAGAGAAGTACCTAAGGCTACAGATCGTGCACCAAGTCAACCAGGAATCAAATCAGCTGAAGCTGAGAAAGCCGCAGCAAAGCCCAGCGATAAACCCGTAGAAAAACCAGCTGATGCGTCAGCTGACAAGGTAGCCGATAAACTAGTTGACAAACCAGCTGATAAGTCAGCTGATAGGCCAGCTGATAAACCAGCTGACAAGGCAGCTGATAAACCAGCTGACAAGGCAGCTGATAAGCCAGCTGACAAGGCAGCTGATAAGCCAGCTGACAAATCAGCTGACAAACAAGCTGAGAAAGCAGCTGACAAAAAGGATGTTGACAAACCAGCTGAGAAAGCAGCTGATAAACCAAAGGATGCAGGAAAACCTGAACCGACGTCAGCCGGAGCAGCAGCGGGACAAACACCTGCTGCTAAGGCTGCTGAAAAAGCACCTGCACAACCGATAACTTCTGACCCATCGGCTGCTAAAGCTGGTGGTGAGAAACCAACTGCCGAAGCTGTGGGAGCTAAATCGGGAGCGCCTGCTGCGGATAAGTCCGGAGCACCGGCAGCTGATAAAGCAGGGGCAGCGACAGCGGGTCAACCTACTGAGAAAGCAGTCACAcctcctgctgctgcagccggAGCTGCGAAGCAGGAAACAACTGGACAACCTACTAAGCCAGCAGAAAAATCACCTGGACAGCCGGTTACAGCTGCTGGTGGGACCAAGCCGGGAGAAGCAGCATCTGATGCACCACCAGTATCCGCGGCGAAAAAACCTGCAGCAGCTGAACAAGCTAAGGCAGTTGAAAAACCAGGTGTCCAGCCTACCGCGACAGCAGCCGTTGAAAAGCCCGCAGCAGCAGGTCAAGGTGCCAAGGCGGCTGAAAAAACTGGAGGACAGCCTGCCCAGGCAGCAGTCGCTGAGAAGCCTGCAGCTGCGGGACAACCTGCTGAGAAAGCAGCAACTCAACCTACTGGAGCAGCCGGTGGTGCTAAACAGGGACCAACTGGTGCGGCTGCTAAGCCAGCAGAAAAAACTCCTGGGCAACCAACTACAGCTACAGGAGGGCCTAAACCGGGTGCAACAACAGGCGATAAAACTTCAGCACCAGGAGAAAAGGCCAGAGCGTCCGGACAGCCGGGCGCCAAgccagctggagcagcagctggtgcTGCAGGGGAAAGAAAAGGCTTGGCGGCAAAGCCAGGCTTACAAGGCCCTGGAAAGGAGAGACATGGGGATGAGGGAATTAGCGGAGCTGCTGGAGGCAAAGCTGCGAAAGCTCCCAAAGGTAAAGGTGATGATTACGGGCGTCGCGGAAAGAAGGGTTCCAAGCATATGGACGATACCACCGAGGAGCAGTTCGATGAGTTTGTAAGAAATACCGTGAAAACTCTATCGGCTGGCGAAATCGATGGTGTTGGCTTGGAAAGAGAATTGCGAAAAATACTGGACATGTTTATCGACGAGTGTGGTTTCTGCTTTTGCAAATGTAACATTCCCAAAAGCCGATTCTATGCCATTTGTCATCGACTATATCACCATGGTCTACACACTTTGGACTTTAAGGATCTGGCCTACATGCATAAGCGAATTTTTGCCGCAGCAGAGAACATACTTCCTGGCGCTCTCTTTAATATCATAATGAAAGACATTATCGCCGGCAATTCACAGAGCCTGGCTCCGCTGTGCGCTCCTAAAGAAACTCCTGTGGCGGAACAACAATGCTGCTCATGCAAAAGTTCTCTTTGTTGCGATGATACTGAAGAAAAACTCATGATTAAAG TAATGCGACTTGAGAATGATATTGAGAATGCCAAAATGTgcttaaagaatttaaaaagcaTACCATCGAATATTTCCATTGAAGCATTTCGTATGGAAGGGGGCGATAGTCCAGTAAA